Sequence from the Cydia splendana chromosome 10, ilCydSple1.2, whole genome shotgun sequence genome:
tggtctcaaaggcggtgggcgcgtgggggtagtacctagatgtattacttcacagctaaaccagtatgctaccatgctaccagtgcatgaaataaacattcggactcgttaaccatactagtgcctactatacttcagtactaaatgtttaaaagaactaattactatttttaactcaagggagcgatatgaaagtaaaaagaaaccgtttaaatctttattcaagtcaaactaggccggcttcaatcctacatatctgacctgagaagatttagccctatatgggaccggcaacaaactcagaaggacaaatcttttcaaaacaagttaaaacaacacataacctttgtacttcttactaattgtatgttatttttaatatgtctttttgtacaataaagagtttactactactactactactaacacatcatttctttatttcacaaaagtaagcttctaatgaaacataacaaatcaaaataacacttgaaattaaacacttagctaaatggttaaagaacgcgggattctataagatatcagaataatccttcaggtataagccttcaggaacgtggcgagttaggcacgaggttggctaacgagtacgtccgatctctagcgcggtccgatcaagaagaactaccagcggcggagccaccctgctcccgcctcaagtcaagttggcaaacctgctcgaccagtctaccaacataccgacagaaatgccaactcgtgcctacgctcactcgagagaaacctctcgacgttccaaagccttctacctgtcatcttagttcaacaacacgccaatagatggcgttactctctacgcaactttatttcaacaatgcgccaatagacggagttactctctacacaactttatttattttgttacaaccaaataatacgtagctcaacattgctaatcgattttatacaggcgtctaaaataatgaactataacgctgcaatacgtctttctgatgtcagggtccgacatatataatGGTGTAAGTTATATAGTTTCGCGAAGAATAGGTGTGTTGtaaaatactacctactactctactactttgtggttatttgttatttttatcaattacctAACTGTTGCGCGAGAACAGCAAATCTACCAACGATGCAAAAAAAGTACACACAAGCGGCATTTGAAACGCAGATTTTCACGCGAGAACCTTAAAAACCCATGCTACCTTGGTTACCTTGAAATTATATTGTTAAATACATTAagatagatctcaaaattggtaatcattcatgTTCACTTGGGTCACTTTCACACTAGTGCTCACTTGCTCAGgtaataaggggtcatccattaattacgtcacaagaatttcaaggttttttgacccctccccccctccttgtcacacttggtcacatttggcaaacccctccccccccccccccccccggtgtgacgtcacattttttctacaaaatcggcaaatcgaattaagtattattaattttttgtcaaaatattagtaaatttataacccaaaactgattatggaaaaaaatttaactaataaaaacgattatcgttccaaaaacttgtttttgaactgtacagtaaataaaatgattaaaataaaattttggttactgatgaagttaaagtgacgtcacaaagtttgtgactcccctctcccccttgtcacaacatgtcacattttcttgaccccctcccccccggcccctaaacgtgtgatgtaattaatggatgacccctaaatgCCAGCCGGTGGTGTTCCATTCATTAGAACGTGTTGTTTTCCAATACCCTTTTGCCTGTTATCGCCCAAAACAAGTAGCGTCCCAAACCATTATCAGAACTTCCATAACCAATTATAAGCTTTATGTCGGTGTAATAAGGAGAACCTGTCTACACATATATAtgaaactagacgggcccgcagctccgctcgcgtaaatgaaataaagagtttgtgttatgtttagttaagtaccgatattattatgtattgaaccctgccagggtttataactgtgatagggacttcttatttgttaccgatatttggataacttaattcgcaaatttctcaaaaaattatgtgatttgataaaaggcaagattgtattttttcatctacgtaggtatttatttaaaacttgtttcaacataaaattattatttatttttataagcccaattgcaaaaacgttcattagattaatttccgccttaagacgaatgtacgaccaccgcccataaatcgcattttcatacaaacgtaagtAATCCCCATTTTCCTGTCTGGATACTGACATTACTTacgacggctacggtgacgcaacggcccaaaatgagtcctggcctccgacaccagataacgccatgtttcccggtcttgcgatagctctcgccagtcgccatggccgaggttgagcagatcttgagcaactacgtcgttccacCGATACCTCTATAGGACgtccaagtacgctctcttcacggcacggtcggcacgatcctctcccattctctcgtatccgagccactgaagcttagccgctttggtctctccAATGCCCAAATATATCACCACTTAaacggaacacatccttatttctatggcaacaaagttatattacgatatattcGGCTACTTTAGCCGTCACTATATAtgtatttgatgctgactgtacatttgcttcatgaatgtgtagttgccattagatatatatcggagccaccaaggtcgctcaaaaatatctgaacatgcactttaactacattataatttacattgtttagatatttggcaatacctcggccgctccgatatatctgatgttgactgttcagcaagaagaaaaaatcctacctggttgagtcgtatcgtattacgcgagaaaacagttcccgaattggttatatctctaaagtcattaaagtataattatcaTACACACTTTATTACGGGCACcatcccttgaactgatggGCTTCATattaacttgctatcaactttgtatttttggcccatctcggcagcccgttccccggacgaatggcaatgtttaccgaagccgtgaaagtcaatctgaataatataactcaaaaagaaatttaaaacaataaaatacaaatgattaacacgataatcatacgataatactaatttgattgataagtcattTATGACATAAgttatagactaaggttgacagcactttttattttacttcgtgtaatttattttacttcgtgtaataaaacgccgcaataactgtataccaacatgacaaacataaacatTGGGTATGTCTGTAGTACCACATCAAATAATTTTGTCTGTACCACCACCGAAACGAaactaaccgagagttgccgaaaatggtcgatcatcgtaaaatgaagattgttatgaaatttgaaatgaaatgaaaaaaaaaagcgatagtttttatgctctagttctattctcatatttagataatagatttaaacagttttttcttatcatacgtgcgtcgtattcgagatacgtgtcaaaaacttttttagaaatttgtaaggcgccatctcgcttcttcgctcgttttttatcccgttctggtttttcaattttatatatatgattgtaacaaatgcagcggctaaaattaaagaagcaaatgtatcgaagcaaatgaacaagaaataaatatgacttttaaaatattgtgtttaagtaggtatgacttcagttcgccacttagtcggccaattcgtaaaatacagtctttccaagttactttaatttaaaatcgtttcgttgttttgttgctaaaaattgtaaataatatttatagtacagtcttaaagttcattttatatgataataagataatgaatttaaGAAAAGTCTTAATTTTCGTAAATTCatacttaattatattaaaagttgtaagtacattacttattggcagatatacatgattatttattaattttgacatggtttactataataatactaagatgtctggcttacgtaacttaaaaaataattagattaaaaaatatacatttcttattgacagaatatattcgagaaaactcacacatacaatatacagattattaaaaatataagaactgttttataaatatgcaattggtaagaatattgtatacctacctacccccACCTACCAGATCATGCATGGCCAGATATTATCGTGTACAGTCTTTATACTCTTTaatgcttttattttttttaagcactttaaatttattgctatCGAGTTATATTAATTAACCATTATAGTGTATATATTTAGCATTATAGTATAACCAAGTATTAGTATTTgaagtcttatataaaatactattttgataaATAGCATAGGTATACTGTATTTCTATTTTTCTACTCGTATTGCAACATTGCAAACAAAAATTGCCTGCTCAGAAAAGGGTTATTTCGACTCTATGAACCACGGGataaggttaaatatgacggaAACTCGTCATGAATCTTGTAGCTCTTAAGTACGCcggttcgttccttcgctattcactactcgtcaaggacgtgtccgtagccacgggtaaataagatccgtttcttcgaatacccgtttatccgtggagacggattttaattacacgtttcttaattacacgtgcggaacgggccagaaaaccgtgtacgtgttattcggaaacgggtattcgaaacgtgtaaacgaaacacggactcgaccgcgagccctagtctGGAATTGGTGTGTTTTAGTGTGTGTAAAAACAATTATTACATTGGATATCATTACTGAATAGTTTAGAATTTGTTTTCCTTTTGTTTTAGGTATTAGAAATCCCAATGATAACGGATTCACTAGAAGAGGAGGCGTCTCCGGAGCCTGATGGCAGTCGCTCGGCGTCTTTCAGTCGCGGTGGAGACAGTATAGAGGGAGAGAGTAGGagagtaagtattttattatcTTCTGTTGTTGCGAAAATATCGGTTAGTAAAATATGTGTAGTACAAATAATACTattctttttttatatattggTGCATGCAAAGCTAATTTAGTAAATATGAAGAGTCGTATCAGTTAATTAATCTTTATCGATCGGTAACCATCCTACCAGACTGCGCCAAATAGTTGTtgaaaatttgttgattttcTAATCTTCGTaatgattttataaattacgaaggataaaaaaaatagtaaaataagtttaataCGATAAAACTTTAGATATCGTACGCCTGCTCCGCATCTTTCAGTCGTGGCGGAGATAGTATAGAGGGAGAGAATCGGAGAGTAAATTGTTTTTCCTCTGTTATTGCTAAATATCTTGTGTATCTGTATCTGTAGCACAAAGCAGATCACTTTTTTAGTTATTTCAGTCACGGCTATTTAATGTTTAATTCATATCGGCAATATCCTACCTGACTGCGCCACTCAATTGTTTAAAGTTTGTTCATctattgcaattttttttataacagaGTGGTGTATGGGCGGGTGGAGGCGGCGGCATGGGCGGGCTGCGCGTGCGCGGCGCCGCAGGCACCGGCGGGGCGAGGCGTGCGGCCGGCTTCCAGGCCGCGCTCGTCGCGCTGCAGCAGGGCGCGCCCAGCCCCATCACCGCGCTCACCATCAACTCCTCCTACGGCCTGTGAGTACAGTACAGTGCCCTGCAGTAATACAGCGTGGTGTATGGCACGGGCGGCGTGCGGCCGGCTTCCAGGCCGCGCTCGTCGCGCTGCAGCAGGGCGCGCCCAGCCCCATCACCGCGCTCACCATCAACTCCTCCTACGGCCTGTGAGTACAGTACAGTGCCCTGCAGTAATACAGCGTGGTGTATGGCACGGGCGGCGTGCGGCCGGCTTCCAGGCCGCGCTCGTCGCGCTGCAGCAGGGCGCGCCCAGCCCCATCACCGCGCTCACCATCAACTCCTCCTACGGCCTGTGAGTACAGTACAGTGCCCTGCAGTAATACAGCGTGGTGTATGGCACGGGCGGCGTGCGGCCGGCTTCCAGGCCGCGCTCGTCGCGCTGCAGCAGGGCGCGCCCAGCCCCATCACCGCGCTCACCATCAACTCCTCCTACGGCCTGTGAGTACAGTACAGTGCCCTGCAGTAATACAGCGTGGTGTATGGCACGGGCGGCGTGCGGCCGGCTTCCAGGCCGCGCTCGTCGCGCTGCAGCAGGGCGCGCCCAGCCCCATCACCGCGCTCACCATCAACTCCTCCTACGGCCTGTGAGTACAGTACAGTGCCCTGCAGTAATACAGCGTGGTGTATGGCACGGGCGGCGTGCGGCCGGCTTCCAGGCCGCGCTCGTCGCGCTGCAGCAGGGCGCGCCCAGCCCCATCACCGCGCTCACCATCAACTCCTCCTACGGCCTGTGAGTACAGTACAGTGCCCTGCAGTAATACAGCGTGGTGTATGGCACGGGCGGCGTGCGGCCGGCTTCCAGGCCGCGCTCGTCGCGCTGCAGCAGGGCGCGCCCAGCCCCATCACCGCGCTCACCATCAACTCCTCCTACGGCCTGTGAGTACAGTACAGTGCCCTGCAGTAATACAGCGTGGTGTATGACACGGGCGGCGCGCGGCGTGCGGCCGGCTTCCAGGCCGCGCTCGTCGCGCTGCAGCAGGGCGCGCCCAGCCCCATCACCGCGCTCACCATCAACTCCTCCTACGGCCTGTGAGTACAGTACAGTGCCCTGCAGTAATACAGCGTGGTGTATGGCACGGGCGGCGTGCGGCCGGCTTCCAGGCCGCGCTCGTCGCGCTGCAGCAGGGCGCGCCCAGCCCCATCACCGCGCTCACCATCAACTCCTCCTACGGCCTGTGAGTACAGTACAGTGCCCTGCAGTAATACAGCGTGGTGTATGGCACGGGCGGCGTGCGGCCGGCTTCCAGGCCGCGCTCGTCGCGCTGCAGCAGGGCGCGCCCAGCCCCATCACCGCGCTCACCATCAACTCCTCCTACGGCCTGTGAGTACAGTACAGTGCCCTGCAGTAATACAGCGTGGTGTATGGCACGGGCGGCGTGCGGCCGGCTTCCAGGCCGCGCTCGTCGCGCTGCAGCAGGGCGCGCCCAGCCCCATCACCGCGCTCACCATCAACTCCTCCTACGGCCTGTGAGTACAGTACAGTGCCCTGCAGTAATACAGCGTGGTGTATGGCACGGGCGGCGTGCGGCCGGCTTCCAGGCCGCGCTCGTCGCGCTGCAGCAGGGCGCGCCCAGCCCCATCACCGCGCTCACCATCAACTCCTCCTACGGCCTGTGAGTACAGTACAGTGCCCTGCAGTAATACAGCGTGGTGTATGGCACGGGCGGCGTGCGGCCGGCTTCCAGGCCGCGCTCGTCGCGCTGCAGCAGGGCGCGCCCAGCCCCATCACCGCGCTCACCATCAACTCCTCCTACGGCCTGTGAGTACAGTACAGTGCCCTGCAGTAATACAGCGTGGTGTATGGCACGGGCGGCGTGCGGCCGGCTTCCAGGCCGCGCTCGTCGCGCTGCAGCAGGGCGCGCCCAGCCCCATCACCGCGCTCACCATCAACTCCTCCTACGGCCTGTGAGTACAGTACAGTGCCCTGCAGTAATACAGCGTGGTGTATGGCACGGGCGGCGTGCGGCCGGCTTCCAGGCCGCGCTCGTCGCGCTGCAGCAGGGCGCGCCCAGCCCCATCACCGCGCTCACCATCAACTCCTCCTACGGCCTGTGAGTACAGTACAGTGCCCTGCAGTAATACAGCGTGGTGTATGGCACGGGCGGCGTGCGGCCGGCTTCCAGGCCGCGCTCGTCGCGCTGCAGCAGGGCGCGCCCAGCCCCATCACCGCGCTCACCATCAACTCCTCCTACGGCCTGTGAGTACAGTACAGTGCCCTGCAGTAATACAGCGTGGTGTATGGCACGGGCGGCGTGCGGCCGGCTTCCAGGCCGCGCTCGTCGCGCTGCAGCAGGGCGCGCCCAGCCCCATCACCGCGCTCACCATCAACTCCTCCTACGGCCTGTGAGTACAGTACAGTGCCCTGCAGTAATACAGCGTGGTGTATGGCACGGGCGGCGTGCGGCCGGCTTCCAGGCCGCGCTCGTCGCGCTGCAGCAGGGCGCGCCCAGCCCCATCACCGCGCTCACCATCAACTCCTCCTACGGCCTGTGAGTACAGTACACTCgtctgcaataatatattacacaacgaaggctaCAAAATGTGATACGATCTTATAGCACTATAAATAAGACCGGGATAGGGAGCGTCCGTGAACTGTAAGGGGCGTCAAAGTCACAGAAGGCCTCGTTTTTATTGTTGCGAAGTATAATGGTAAGTAtatatttgatgattttttttgttgatcgaggtagatggcagaccctccaacgtgcAAGAGAGCGTGCGTTGCATCTTAAAGGCATTAAGCGTTGAAAGTTTGCGAACCGGGTCACGATCTAGACTAACTACGGAGTCACGGGAGTAGGCATGTAAAAAGACAATAATATATGTTAAGATATAATACACGGTGGTGCTTTTGAACGGCATTATCTAGAtattactacaagtgaaaagctgattaaaaaatttaagcgccacaaaacaaacgaaatttcTGGTGTGACAGGCCATTTGGCCGTCCAAAAATATGCGTTTAGTGTTTTGAAGGTTTGTACATCGTCCTCAGGATGGCGTGGGGCGGCGAGCGCGGCGTGGTGGTGGTGGACGTGTCGCGGCGCGCCGTGGTGGCGGCGCTGGCCGCGCACGCGCTGTACGGCCCGCTCGACCCCTGGGGCCGCCACGCCGCGCCGCCCGGCGCCGAGCGCGCCCGCGAGCCCAGCCTCGACCAGGTCAGCGTCTCCCACGACCACAAACAGTTTTGTTTCATTTGCGATTTCTGTTCAGTTGTGCGCTCCGTGCCGCGGCCGTCGGCCTCCCCGGCCCCCGGCCCCGACATATCTAGCCGTAGTAACCCGGCTTGTTCTAGTAGCGACATATGGCATGGCATCGTTAGTTTCCTCTAGTAGACCCGACCGAGCGAATCTAGATTTAAGGTTCGTAGGTTCACGTCGCAGGAGTATCCTCCGACATGTCATATCGCACAGAACATCCCCGGTCGGTTTCGGCGCGCCATACCTCACTTTTCCCCTCCGTTCCCCTCAAGCTCGAGGACGGCTCGGCGCGCTCTCCTCCCGCCGCCGCGACCGCCCCGGCCGCGCCCAGCCCGGCGGAGCCCGACGACGACGAGCGCCCCAAGCTGGACGCCCGGAGGAAATCGACGCCCTGGAAGACCTTCAACCTGAAGCGCCAGCTCTCGAAAGTCGACCTCAAACTGAAGGCCGCGTTCGCGGTGCCCTCCGAACCGAACTTGGAAGAGAAGACGGAGGAGCCCGCTAGCACGTCGCAGTTTTACGATGCGCCGGTAGAGAAAGCGGAGATCGCGATAGAATCGTTGGAAGAGTCGCCCGAGAGTGAATCGCCGCGCGAGGATGAGGAgggaagcgcggcggcgtcccCGGCGCGCGGGGATATGTTCGAGCGCATGCATAAAGAGTTACAAGAGCAGGCGCAGCCGGTCCCGAGCCAGCCTGCACCGACGCAGCAGGGCGACGTGTACG
This genomic interval carries:
- the LOC134794490 gene encoding uncharacterized protein LOC134794490, with protein sequence MTAHVDGALAVWNTRQPRPTSLSYPHAKANKDGKLEPCKPIHRLEWKTAKTGESLVIFSGGLPTDKAGRTHSITVLNGKSTTVLEMEHSVVDFVTLCESPHTADYQEPYAIVVLLQNDLVVIDLQTPGYPCFENPYPMDIHESPVTCCSYFADCPSDLIPAFYSVGRQGNKKATGFSEKEWPINGGEWAPASCSYSEIILTGHQDGSIKFWDASAGTLQILYKLKCSKVFERRGSVSGGYGGGGSEDSPLAIQQAALCAESRRLCAALPHGHVVLFKFRKQDTHAETHVLEIPMITDSLEEEASPEPDGSRSASFSRGGDSIEGESRRSGVWAGGGGGMGGLRVRGAAGTGGARRAAGFQAALVALQQGAPSPITALTINSSYGLVVYGTGGVRPASRPRSSRCSRARPAPSPRSPSTPPTACEYSTVPCSNTAWCMARAACGRLPGRARRAAAGRAQPHHRAHHQLLLRPVSTVQCPAVIQRGVWHGRRAAGFQAALVALQQGAPSPITALTINSSYGLVVYGTGGVRPASRPRSSRCSRARPAPSPRSPSTPPTACEYSTVPCSNTAWCMARAACGRLPGRARRAAAGRAQPHHRAHHQLLLRPVSTVQCPAVIQRGVWHGRRAAGFQAALVALQQGAPSPITALTINSSYGLVVYDTGGARRAAGFQAALVALQQGAPSPITALTINSSYGLVVYGTGGVRPASRPRSSRCSRARPAPSPRSPSTPPTACEYSTVPCSNTAWCMARAACGRLPGRARRAAAGRAQPHHRAHHQLLLRPVSTVQCPAVIQRGVWHGRRAAGFQAALVALQQGAPSPITALTINSSYGLVVYGTGGVRPASRPRSSRCSRARPAPSPRSPSTPPTACEYSTVPCSNTAWCMARAACGRLPGRARRAAAGRAQPHHRAHHQLLLRPVSTVQCPAVIQRGVWHGRRAAGFQAALVALQQGAPSPITALTINSSYGLVVYGTGGVRPASRPRSSRCSRARPAPSPRSPSTPPTACEYSTVPCSNTAWCMARAACGRLPGRARRAAAGRAQPHHRAHHQLLLRPVSTVQCPAVIQRGVWHGRRAAGFQAALVALQQGAPSPITALTINSSYGLMAWGGERGVVVVDVSRRAVVAALAAHALYGPLDPWGRHAAPPGAERAREPSLDQLEDGSARSPPAAATAPAAPSPAEPDDDERPKLDARRKSTPWKTFNLKRQLSKVDLKLKAAFAVPSEPNLEEKTEEPASTSQFYDAPVEKAEIAIESLEESPESESPREDEEGSAAASPARGDMFERMHKELQEQAQPVPSQPAPTQQGDVYDRMHKELQERWQERDEATRPDSLALEEAPVRPPRAREREQRLLSVPNIKYGKKAEVRDLRRPGAAAGAPPASGIGNLMRRFREYLARLCPRREGRGEDVEAPDKLDSSFSRSRSSSMSSLENISQEGIQCLAFADSYTKKSDPTTLLPTLWIGTTLGSVLTMMISLPEADNRHTQPVVVSMSGGPIFRLKGSILAMSFLDCNGALIPYSFESWKDDAKDVRGSRERTPTKQSSSSSGSRMSPTPGAEGGSVGDRQFVVIASEKQARVVALPSQNCVYRQQIVDTDFVVKAEIVSLKDSVCLVNYLSTGHLAAYSLPSLRPLVHVDFLPLSELRIAKTFCFSNRGHGLYLASPTEIQKFTIDAEFCVSLNEMLGELFLPRDMPEPPKESFFRGLFGGGSRALDREELFGEQSGKPNRTVAKVIPGPKENLDQLGARASTAASEVARAHMLALERGDKLGQLEDRTERMSNEAAQFSSSAHQLMLKYKDKKWYQL